The Hahella sp. HNIBRBA332 genome window below encodes:
- a CDS encoding AMP-binding protein produces MTTPSNYIEEVLQATPQANGLLFHALKDGNSAYHIGVSFTLRTPADEARIHEVWRLIEAAQPALRSVFVWRGLRVPHQVVYARPRIPLAYESVAAPAPDCEQRCLDWLAGSRARPFELDAEVFRIACFHDAKEGRLSIAFSFHHILMDGWSSSLLVSLWVQGLRGEPIPPLDSRLYSQQLWKGLTPDALQSSREFWREALQRLPDADASAGTRLLAEPLFRRAAPSGDAEARAGGLWPQARKAQIEAVCRRAGVTPASFVYLCWALTLSKFTFQKSVAFGCAFSGREAALAQNAERQPLGLFTNTAPLLLTLDGDWSLQEALRAVFQTLQQTQAHEKTPPLLIREIAGRREELYDSLVVFDNYPIDATLQDRSYDACLTDLHSEETTHFGLTLTVSGERDWRVELSAGETYTGDPAAVTVAFQAFDSLAADLIDLPAQAPVADCVLKFSPEQTEDHYLVTGERAEAADINAQLLQMYQRLIEQPQGVVLVEGDRRIHNHALAQRIGALQEHLRRSGFVPGDRVAVHLAKGEASTLAILAVLFSGGSYCYINPKDPLPRRRTLLDMAKCDIVLGDAALFSEFGDAGRLLLDAPALAQASADDACAPELWRPRRPEDEFYFIFTSGTTGAPKGISIRNESVANLLDWFIKETGLSAADRVLGLTDLNFDPSVEDLFGCLLVGAVLIYPPSHVLQERQAFIRLMQEEGVTLVNFIPGAIARLIEDAPPLPAMRRWIFGGEELPQPLRDQLLRQGYAVSNHYGPSETTVDCLSAKQSLGQEVAIGWPIQNVAAYCADIFGKPLPAGVRGELWVAGRAVAQGYDGNPAESARCFVNYRRQTFYRTGDAVTLSPATGFKYLGRIDDQVKINGVRIEPRELERVAEALPEVRAGCLLPALEPGGKRQWRLFIDSELAQAQLEPRMREHIRRHLPENWIPARIVALNGFPRTLTGKIDRRGLLDIAARKAQEEAQIVAAQGPLTDPVEAQVQAVWSRVLEVPAVATHLNFFDAGGDSIKVISLQSQLQQAFDREIGVAVIFEHPTIASFAAWIKRGDATTAHSGADATASNPGSPQGVSSHQEHILSSARSGKSRLADRRRKVKGSSVS; encoded by the coding sequence ATGACGACCCCGTCCAACTATATCGAAGAAGTGCTGCAGGCGACGCCGCAAGCCAACGGTCTATTGTTTCATGCGTTAAAGGACGGCAACAGCGCGTATCACATCGGCGTGTCCTTCACGCTGCGCACCCCGGCTGACGAGGCGCGGATTCATGAGGTCTGGCGCCTTATTGAGGCCGCCCAACCGGCGTTGAGGTCGGTGTTTGTGTGGCGTGGATTACGGGTTCCGCATCAGGTTGTCTATGCGCGTCCACGCATCCCTCTGGCCTATGAGTCCGTCGCCGCCCCGGCCCCTGATTGCGAACAGCGCTGTCTTGACTGGCTGGCCGGGTCCAGGGCGCGTCCGTTTGAATTGGACGCGGAGGTCTTTCGCATCGCCTGTTTTCATGACGCAAAAGAAGGCCGCCTGAGCATCGCTTTCTCGTTCCATCATATTTTGATGGATGGGTGGAGCAGTTCGTTGCTGGTCTCGCTTTGGGTGCAGGGATTGCGAGGCGAGCCAATACCGCCGCTGGACTCGCGACTGTATTCGCAGCAGCTTTGGAAAGGACTGACGCCTGACGCACTGCAAAGCAGCCGCGAGTTCTGGCGCGAGGCGTTGCAACGCCTGCCTGACGCGGACGCCTCCGCAGGAACCAGACTGCTGGCGGAGCCGCTGTTCCGCCGCGCTGCGCCATCCGGCGACGCGGAGGCCAGGGCGGGCGGTCTGTGGCCGCAAGCCCGTAAAGCGCAGATTGAAGCCGTTTGCCGGCGCGCAGGGGTGACGCCGGCCAGTTTTGTCTATCTGTGCTGGGCGTTAACCCTGAGCAAGTTCACTTTCCAGAAAAGCGTGGCTTTCGGTTGCGCGTTCTCCGGACGTGAAGCCGCCTTGGCGCAAAATGCGGAACGGCAGCCGCTGGGATTGTTCACCAACACCGCGCCGCTGTTGCTGACTCTGGACGGCGACTGGAGCCTGCAGGAGGCGCTGCGCGCCGTATTCCAGACCTTGCAGCAGACTCAGGCCCATGAAAAAACGCCGCCTCTGTTGATCCGGGAAATCGCAGGGCGGCGCGAGGAGCTGTATGACTCACTGGTGGTCTTTGACAATTACCCCATCGACGCCACGTTGCAGGATAGGTCCTACGATGCCTGTCTCACGGACCTGCACAGTGAAGAAACCACCCACTTCGGCCTGACCCTCACTGTATCAGGAGAGCGGGACTGGCGGGTGGAGCTGAGCGCAGGAGAAACCTATACGGGCGATCCCGCGGCGGTGACGGTGGCGTTTCAGGCGTTCGACTCGCTGGCGGCCGATCTTATCGACCTGCCTGCACAGGCGCCGGTGGCGGATTGCGTGCTGAAGTTCAGCCCGGAACAGACTGAAGACCATTATCTGGTGACGGGAGAACGGGCGGAGGCTGCGGATATCAATGCGCAGTTGCTGCAAATGTATCAACGACTGATCGAACAGCCTCAAGGCGTCGTTCTTGTAGAGGGCGACAGGCGGATTCACAACCATGCGCTGGCGCAACGGATCGGCGCGCTGCAGGAACACTTGCGCCGGTCCGGCTTTGTGCCCGGCGACAGAGTCGCGGTGCATCTCGCCAAGGGAGAGGCTTCGACGCTGGCGATTCTGGCGGTGCTGTTCAGCGGCGGGAGCTATTGCTACATTAACCCGAAAGACCCGCTGCCGCGTCGACGGACATTATTGGACATGGCGAAGTGCGACATTGTCCTGGGCGACGCCGCGTTGTTTTCCGAGTTCGGCGATGCCGGTCGCCTGTTGCTGGATGCGCCAGCGCTTGCGCAGGCGTCCGCTGATGACGCCTGTGCGCCTGAACTATGGAGACCGCGTCGTCCCGAGGATGAGTTCTATTTCATTTTCACCTCCGGCACCACCGGCGCGCCCAAGGGCATTTCTATCCGTAATGAATCCGTCGCGAACTTACTGGACTGGTTCATCAAGGAAACCGGCCTGTCGGCGGCCGACCGGGTGCTGGGGCTGACCGATCTGAACTTTGATCCGAGCGTCGAAGATCTGTTCGGTTGCCTCCTTGTCGGCGCTGTGTTGATTTACCCCCCTTCCCATGTCCTGCAGGAACGTCAGGCGTTTATTCGCCTGATGCAGGAGGAGGGGGTGACCCTGGTTAACTTCATTCCCGGCGCCATCGCCCGGTTAATCGAGGACGCGCCGCCGCTGCCCGCCATGCGGCGATGGATCTTCGGCGGGGAAGAGCTGCCGCAGCCCCTGCGCGACCAGCTATTGCGGCAGGGATACGCGGTCAGCAACCACTATGGCCCCAGTGAGACGACGGTGGACTGCCTCAGCGCGAAACAATCCCTGGGGCAGGAGGTCGCCATTGGCTGGCCGATTCAAAACGTGGCGGCCTACTGCGCGGATATTTTTGGTAAACCGCTGCCGGCGGGCGTGCGAGGCGAGCTCTGGGTGGCGGGACGGGCAGTGGCGCAGGGCTACGACGGCAACCCGGCTGAATCCGCCAGATGTTTCGTCAACTACAGGCGGCAGACGTTTTACCGCACCGGAGACGCAGTCACTTTGTCACCGGCGACAGGGTTTAAATACCTGGGGCGCATCGACGATCAGGTCAAGATAAACGGCGTTCGTATAGAGCCTCGTGAGCTGGAGCGGGTGGCGGAAGCCCTGCCGGAGGTCAGAGCCGGCTGTCTGCTGCCCGCCCTGGAGCCTGGCGGCAAGCGTCAATGGCGACTCTTCATCGATAGCGAGCTCGCTCAGGCGCAGTTGGAGCCGCGCATGCGGGAGCATATTCGCCGTCATCTGCCGGAAAACTGGATTCCGGCGCGAATAGTCGCGCTCAACGGTTTTCCCCGCACGCTGACCGGAAAAATAGATCGCAGGGGGCTTCTGGATATCGCCGCCCGCAAAGCCCAGGAGGAAGCGCAAATCGTCGCTGCGCAGGGGCCGTTGACCGACCCGGTGGAAGCTCAGGTGCAAGCGGTCTGGAGCCGCGTCCTGGAGGTCCCGGCGGTGGCGACCCACCTCAATTTCTTCGACGCCGGCGGCGATTCTATCAAAGTTATTTCGTTGCAATCCCAGTTGCAGCAGGCGTTTGATCGAGAGATTGGCGTCGCGGTCATTTTCGAGCACCCGACCATCGCCTCATTCGCAGCCTGGATCAAACGCGGCGACGCGACAACGGCGCATTCAGGCGCCGACGCAACCGCCTCCAATCCCGGCTCGCCGCAGGGCGTTTCGTCCCATCAAGAACACATCCTGTCGTCCGCCCGTTCAGGCAAGAGCCGGCTGGCTGACAGACGGCGTAAAGTAAAAGGAAGTTCAGTATCATGA